The genomic segment TCCACCCTTCCTGTTGAGCAGCACTATCACTATCATCTCACAAACAAGTTTGATGGCTTTTTGATTTCCCCCCTAACAGCCCTGCCGTTAACACACACCTCCACCCACTCAAGGTTTCATGGCTGATGGCAGCCTTCTTCTCACTGTCCACCAGCGAGCACAAAGAGGTTAACTGGCATTTACATACATCTCAATGGAGGCAGAAGACTTGACACATCCCCTCCCGAGCACACACGGAAATTCAGCCACATACACAAAACCCACAAACCTTTCTCTCTACTCCTaccacacactcactcacacacacacactttatggGCGTAGTCAAGGTAAAACAAGGTCAGACAGGATCACTCAGGACTGAGGCAGAGTGGCAGCACTACATGCATCATACTGCCAGGGTAAAGGAGAATGTATCTGTGATTGTTTAAACTGAGTCCTTCTCTATTCAGtctgttattttattgttatttctcCATATTTATGTCAACTATGGGTTAGTTGTTATATCAGCAGGGAATATTTAGATGTCTTGTGGCATTTCATGAATATTTAGtatgaaaaataaagttggctttCAGTATTGTTGGATTGCacagattttcattttttaaaatctttgagTGTCCCAGAAGATGGCAACGTAGATCAACATCCATTTTTATATACATTGTATCTAAGAGCACAGTGTTGTTGTATTTTCTATGATTTGATGTTTCGTTGACTTGCTCCAGTCAAACTCAAAAACAAGTCCTTAGTCTTAAGAaatggacaaaagaagaagacccATATTTGATCAACATCTGGAAAACTTTCTTTAAAACTGCAAAATAATGCACTGGCTTTGGTAGAACATGTAACTATGACGCTTTAACTTAGTACCCCTACTATGATTCTCACAAGGGGCCACTGTTGCATCTTTGTCCTAAATTTCCTGTAATTTCTTTACTAAAAACACCCAAAAGAAGCTTTACCTGTGAAAATACATAATACTATagaaaagtcttgagtcacacCTTATTTATTTTGCTTGAAAATTGGAAATCTGTCGATTGATTAATTGAAACATGCAAGGATAATCTGGAAAATAATATGTTCTATTTGAACAAGCTTGAAAGGTAATATTTGGTATGAacacctttatttttcaacactcctgaactctcttagggaAATGTTCTTATAATTTCTTTAAAGAgacttcaggaatagttctccaggcttcctgaaggaCATTCACAACTCAAGTGGTGTGTTTCGGATCACCGTTGTGCTGAAAAATGAGAGTATTCCCAATCAGACGCTTTCTAGATAGAATTACACGGTGCATGGATCAAAGTCTGATCAGCCCCTCAGACCCAAACCATGATAGAGTCTCCATGtttcacagatggctgtagacactcaccgTCTCCTGATATCATCTGTAAATACTGAAGAATGGAACCAatttttcaaatttggattcatcactccacgAAAACCTGTTACTGCTGATTTTCAGTCAGGTTCTTGTGCAGCTGTTCACACCTTAGCCTTTTCTCCATGTTTTCTCCTTTCCTGAACACAACAGGAAGGTTAACAGTGGCTTGTTGACAGACACTCTTCCACTgacaccatttctgatgaggctttggtgaacagtggATCCAATATAGGGGCAGATGCATCTCTTAGATCCTGTGTCAGTATCTTTTCCTCTATAAGGATTTTTAaattctgttcatctgctgtacaTAGCTTTTTTAGACCTGACACTTCTTCTTTAATTATGGataatttatctgaatttcaggagcagaaCCACACCTTACATACACCCTTTCTGGCTCTATGACTAATATAAGTTTTCCCTCCTCCTTCTAAGTTCTCACAGCCCTCATTAGTACCTGGGCCTCTTCCTGGCCCAGGAACTGCTGGCAGTCCTCACCGAAGCTTTCCCCAGCTTGCAGTCTCCCATTACAtctgccattttctttcaaGGAAAACTGTCAAAACTAATTGAGGATGTCACCTATTCCTTCATTTGTCCAAtttctttaaattatttaaggacacactgcacaccatgcacATATGTGCCAAGTATGTGCTAATAACTCTTTTGGAATCACCTAATTGGGGCTAAAAtgctattttatgcctgtctcACTGCATTATTGTTGATCATTTTCTGGAAATTTAAgtaaagaaatggtaaaaaatgATGTTTTAGGGACAGGGGCCTAATAATAAAGTCTCTAAATAGactatttaaaatgttttgtttccctaagttctctgttatgtgtagactgACGCTTCAATTATTCatcattcctctgaaaatggtcagaaaTGTCTTCAGAAAGAATGCAATAAAGTCCAGGTCTATGGAAGCAAATTACTGAGGGGTGGCACAAATTTCTGCACAGTATTGTATTACCAAATGTTATCCACAGAAATAAAAGGCTAAACAACGTCCATGTTGCATGTGGTAAAAAGTTTTAATTCCAGTAGTTAGTCTGCATGTACAAATATCTATAAAAAGTGAACACTATCACTCTTTGTATGTACAATTTGCAGCATGAGGTTAACTTGGGACTGCTAAGAGGCAAGAGAGACGATACAAGACAGAGATTATTACCACCTACACGTCTATCACAACAACCTGTCTCCAAAATTTCATTCAAGTGCTTGGAAGTCACTTTTACTGTACATTTGTCCTGCAGCAATAGgatgcatacatacatacaggaGGCAGAAAATTCATTGCAGCATTGCCATGTTTCAAACACTATACAATCAAACCATGCAAAAGACATCACTGAGtacttcattttcatttctattCAATATATCTATAGTCTTAAAAATCTTCATGTGCAGCTTatgtggattaaaaaaaaaacaaaaacaaaaactcaacaacactaacatttttaatgttaaaccTTGTGTTGTGTTAGGGAGTTTTTCCTGGGTATCTGTTCAGGCTGTCGACTTTTAGGacattttcagcttatttaTTTGTATCTGCGTGGTACACGTTTTAGCTATTGTATCATATTCTTTGGAAACAGCTGCAGATTTTTAGGAAAATAACAAAGGTAAAGGAGGAAATCTTAACTTAGAGTTTGACATTTAGGTAGGACAAACACCTAGCGGGGTATGCAAACTTacattaaaagacaaaatgGCTTCGAAACagacacagaaataaattaacaaGGAAACCACCACACATTTGTAGTATTAAAAGCCGTGCTGGGGGAGATAGAGTAAAGGGTGAACAGGAAAAAGTCAGTTTTATCACATCATCTTCTACCAGAATCCTTCATTTCGATGCATGCAGTGTGAAATTGCGTGGCATCTTCCAGAAAAACGGCTtgtatgcctgtgtgtgtgtgtgtgtgtgtgtgtgtgtgtgtgtgtgtgtgtgcgtgtgtgtgtgcgtgtgtgtgtgcgtgcacgtgcacTGTAAAGTGCTCAGCATTCATTTTGCATTCCCCTGATAAGGTACAGCTGAATCATCAAACAGAGGGTTCTTCACCTCCATCTCTCCAGTCTGTTGAGAGAGCGCGGAAAATGAGCAGCCAGTCATAAAACATTAGAAATGTTCAGTGCTGTAAATATGTGCATGTGCGACTTTATGCATGCGTTTACTCACTGGTGCAAGTCCGGGGCACTCGTATACTGTGAAGTCACCTCCCACTTCTTCCTCATCTGATGTGCCCTCAGTTTCACCGACTTTCTGTTCTGGCTTGTGACTAAAAACACGAATTGACACTTGAGTTAATGTGGAGGTAATGGCGACAAAGGGCACAGGGAAAGGATGTGGTTTTAAGTCTATAAAAAGGCAGAGAGGTGTtgtaaaaagagagaaagacaaaataGCAAATAACTTACTTTCCCATTGAAAGCATCTGCTGTTTTTGATGTTGATAGTGAAACATTTGAGCACTTTGGGCCAGAGTTTTATCTCCCATCTGTGGAGCAAACAAAAGCAGGAAGTGTGGATCACACATTTGAAGATAGAAGCTTCAGCTCACAAACCTTGTGGttaaagcagaagaagaagtgaGAAACAGAACTAATAATACCCGTTAGGCAAAGCTAGAGATGGGCGCTTACCGAAGTACCACTGGCAGGTACACCCGCCCCTCCAAAAGCAGGGTAGTCTACCTTCTCAGCAAGATGTGATTCTTTTTGAAACCTGTGGGCATCATCAGCTTCCTTTAATACTTGAGGGGGTTTTCCACTTAAAAACAATCTTAAACACAACCTCAGAGCTTATGGTAGGTTATAGTGACAGCAGATTCAAGCAGGTTCTGATCTCACGGCCACGTCAGAGTTCCTGAATGTTCTTATACAGCATGTGTCTTTATAACTTTAAGTtattaaatgcataaaaacCGTGAGAGTAGAACCAAACAGGACTAAACATTTCATAGATTATACTGCATGTAACTGTGTAAACTATTAGTTCTTTTTGActtcaaaatgtaaaataaactgGACATAAAACATGGCCAAGCAgactacatgttttttttttaaatataaattaactAACTGCTGTATTGCTGCAAACACACTAGATTTGGCTTTGTGTTGCACTCAATTCATTTCAAATGAGAATTTCATATTCTGGTAAACTTTATTCAGCAGCTTTCTCTTGCATTACTTCAGATTTTTGGTATTCACACTTACTTGATGTAGCAGACAGTAGCCAGGATCACTGCCACCGTTCCcatcaccacacacacagagataatAACTGCAAATTGATACAAAGAAAGAGGTAAACAGAGGGGAACAGAGCCTGTTAGGGGCAAATAACgagtaagtgagtgagagactgataacCACTGTGCTAGGCATTTATGATGGCTAATTTAATTACCTGTTAGCTAATTCGCTCAGTATAATTGGACATCAAAATGATGCGCAACATTGACAACAGTGATAAGATCTCCTAAGGCAAACTTAGAGCTAGGAAGCAACAAACTGCTTGATAAGAAATAAGACAAGGCCCAATTTTTATCTGGTTACACCCTAATGCTGCACCAGAAACCTGAATTTCCTGCTAACAGAGAAAAGgtgttttttccctttgtgGGTACACAGAGAGGCCTCTTGAAGCCTCTCGCTGCAAACATCAGGCCCCTTGGCAATGTTGTGTACTGGGTACATGAATTTATACTCACTAATAATTACGGTGTCTGTCATGGGTGCTGGCACAGGTATAGGCCCAGCGCGGCCCTCCACATCAGTGGTCCTGGGTTGTGGTGTTGCTGCATTAGAAGGTGGAGCTGCAGTGGAGATATTCAGGTTTTCACTTAACATTATTCCCTGTATCTTCTTTTTGTGTTTGGAGGCATCCGtcttgctgttttttctatCTGTTCGGGAAGTCATGGTGACTGGAAAGAGAGAGTAGGAAGCAAAAAGAGCAACAGAATCACAACCACAGGCTTCAagtaaaaggaaggaaaaacattATC from the Oreochromis niloticus isolate F11D_XX linkage group LG7, O_niloticus_UMD_NMBU, whole genome shotgun sequence genome contains:
- the npdc1a gene encoding neural proliferation differentiation and control protein 1a — encoded protein: MLLFSSPRCGRRRRASLLLPLLSAVLLCVIPVSARLPEKIKTYDLDEEIDLLHSIIERQEVLEMKQQTTRKQSKHPVTMTSRTDRKNSKTDASKHKKKIQGIMLSENLNISTAAPPSNAATPQPRTTDVEGRAGPIPVPAPMTDTVIIIIISVCVVMGTVAVILATVCYIKFQKESHLAEKVDYPAFGGAGVPASGTSMGDKTLAQSAQMFHYQHQKQQMLSMGNHKPEQKVGETEGTSDEEEVGGDFTVYECPGLAPTGEMEVKNPLFDDSAVPYQGNAK